The genomic stretch ACTTGAGTAAACTCAGGCTGTCTGTCTGCTCTCAAGTCTTCATCACGGAAACATTTAGCTACTTGATAGTATCTGTCAAAACCGCCTATCATAAGTATTTGTTTGAATATTTGAGGAGACTGAGGAAGTGCATAAAAATCACCTGCATTTAATCTTGAAGGAACAAGGAAGTCTCTTGCACCTTCCGGAGTGCTTTTATTTAATATAGGAGTTTCTACATCTATAAAGCCGTTATCAGCTAAATGTTTTCTAAAGGCATTAGTAATTTGAAATCTTTTATATAGGTTATTAAATACTTTAGGTCTTCTTAAATCTAAGTATCTGTATTTAAGTCTTATATCTTCTCCAGTATCAATATCATCTTCAAGAAGGAAAGGAGGAGTTTCAGAGGTATTAAGAAGTTCCATTTTTTCAACCATAACTTCTATTTCGCCAGTAGGAATTTTTGGGTTAATCATCTCTTCGCTTCTAGCTCTAACTTTTCCTTCTACACTAATAACGTATTCGCTTCTTAAATCCTGAGCGTCATTATGTGCTTCTTTGCTTATTTCTGGATTGAATACTATTTGTACAAATCCTGTTCTGTCTCTTAAATCTACAAATATTACTCCGCCATGATCTCTTCTTCTTAAAACCCAACCAGCTAGTTTTACTTCTTTGCCGATATCATTTTTGCTTAATATTCCATTATAGGCACTTTTAAAACGCATATTAATTCCCTCTTAAAAAATTATTTATTTAATTAAGTTATTTTTTATTTAGTTTGAATAAACATAATTATTATATTATATATATGTATAAAAATCAATTACTTTAATCGTATTTTGGTAAGTACTCTTTGATATATTTATAGCTTAAAAATTATTCATTGGTAACTAGCTTATCTTCGCTTCCATTAACTTTGCCGTCTTTATCTACTTTTACAGTAAATATTTTAGACACTCCTTTCTCTTCGGCAGTTATTCCATAATAGGCATCTGCTATTGTGGCAGCTACTTCATCATGCGTAATGATTAAAAACTGAGTATTATTAGATAGATTTTTAACCATGTTCTTGTATCTTATAATATTAGCTCCGTCAAGTGCAGCGTCCACCTCATCTAATATACAGAAAGGACTAGGTCTGTACAAAAATATTGCAAATACCAAAGCAAGCCCTGTCATAGTAAGCTCTCCTCCTGAATATGACACTATATTTTCCATCTTTTTGCCCGGAGGCTGAGCGAATATATCTATAGGGCTGTTTAATAGATCCTCTTCATTTTGTATTTTTAATCCTGCATTACCGCCGCCGAATAATATTTTAAAAGTCTCTGAGAATTTTTTATTTATTTCATTAAATGTTTTTAAGAAATCCTCTCCTGCCTTTTTATTGGCGTCTGCTATAATTTTTAATATTTCTTCTTTTGATTTCTCTAAGTCTTCTTTTTGTTTGCTCAAAAACTCAAATTTATTTTTAGCTTCCTGATATTCGTCCAAAGCCATTTCATTAATATGACCTAGATTTTTTATTTTTTCATTGATAGAGTTTAATTTATTTTTAAATGCATCTTCATCTATAAGATTTTGAGTATTCTCTTCAAACTCTTTCAAATTAAGAGCATAATTTTCATAGAAATGAGTATATATATCATTAATTTTATCTTTGCTCTGATTTATTCTCTCGCTTACTCTTGTAATGTTTTCATTTGTTTCATTTAATTTTCTAACTCGTTTTGCATGGCTTACTTCAAAATTAGATAATGCCGATTCTGCCTTTTTTATTTCATTAGCTTTATGTCTTGATTCGCTTTCTGTTTTTGATTTTTTCTTTTCTAATTCTTTATAGCTTATAGAGTTTTGTTTGTATTCTTCATTAAGTTTTTTATAATCTTCTTCAAGTCTTGCTATTTTTTCATTGAGCGTTGCAAACTCATCTTCTATTATTTTCATGCTTTTTATTATCATCTCTTTTCTGTCTTCAGAGGCTTTTTTGTTAGTTTCGTATTTAGCCCTTTCTATTGTAAGAGTAGTAAGCATCGCATTAGATTTATTAATATTATCAGTGGATAATTTTATTTCATTATTTAAATCTTCCATTTTTTCTATATTGCTTTTAATAAAGTTTTCCAAATCGGCAATCTCTTTATCTATTGCCTCCTTTTGCATATATGTACCTTCTTTATCAAAAAGCAAATCAACGAAAGGGTCTTTTATTTTAGTATATTCTTTAAAAATGCCCTGTAAAAATAATGCATCTTTTTTTTCTATTTCTAAACTCTCTCCCAAATTTTTTATAAAGCCGCATAATGAATTAAAGCTAAGTTCATTTAAACTTGATAATACGCCTTCTTCTTCAAATTCTTTTATAGTTTTCATCTTTGTATTTATCGCATTAAGTAAATTATTAAAGCCTATATCAATATCACTTTCATGTTTTCCTATATTCTGATAAAAGCTGTTTCCCATAACATCTTTTTTCTTTTCATCAATCTCGCTTATAATTTTATTTATTACGTCAAGCTGTCTTTCTCTTGCGTCTGCAATTTTTAAAGTAGCGTTTTGATTTTCTTCTGTCATAGAAGATATTTTATCATTTAAACTTGCTATTTTATTTTGTTCATTTGCTATATTGGTTTCTTCAATTTCCTGTTCTTTTAATGATCTCTCTATATTTTCAGCTATATTTTTAACTTCTTCTTCAAGTTCTGCTATTTGAGTTTTATCTTCTTCTATTCTTTTTAAGAGAGTATTTTTTCTGTTAAGAGTCTCTTCTTTTTCTTTGCCTGCATTGTCAAGCTGATTCTTTAATTGGTTCGACATCTTCTCTATATGCGTAAGTTCCGTAACTATTAATGATACCTGTTTATCAAGCTCTATAGACAAACTTCTTGTCTCTTCAAATTTTAAAAGTTCCTGCTGTTTCTGATTGTCCAAATCTTGAAGTTCTTTTTCTAATTCCTGTTTTTTATTATTATGCTCTTCAAGGCTTTTATTCTGCTCTTCTAAAGTAATTTTTAATTTTTTTACCTGATTAACATTCAAGCTAATACTTATTTTTTTCTGTTCATCTTTAAGATTATAATATTTTTCTGTTCTTGCTGCCTGTTCTTTTAAGGATTTATAATGTTTTTCAGATTCTTTGATTTGTATTTTTACATTGTCAAGATTTCTTTCGGATTCTTCAAGTTTTTTGGCAGCCTCTCTTCTTCTTTCAAGATATTTACTAATTCCAGCTGCATTTTCTATAATGCTTCTTCTCTCTTCTGGCTTTTGTTTTGCTATTTCAGAAACTGTACCCTGCTTAATAACAGAGTAGGCATTTTTACCAAGTCCAGTATCCAAAAACATATCAACTATATCTTTTAAACGTACCTGCTCATCATTAATATAATATTCTGACAAGCCTTTTCTATAATATTTACGAGTAACAACAACCTCGTCTGTATCGTATTTTTTTATCCATCTTGATTTATTATCTAGCGTGAGTGCAACTTGTGCTAGTGAAGAAGGTTTTCTAGTATCAGTACCATGAAAAATTACGCTTTCAAGACCTTTTGAGCTGTCTATTCTTAATCTGCTTGCAGACTGCTCGCCCATAACCCATAGAAAAGCCTCTACTATATTACTTTTACCTATTCCGTTTGGTCCAAGTACTACAGTAACACCTTCATTAAACTCTATATTGGTTTCTATGGCAAATGATTTGAATCCGTGCAAATTAAGATTCTTTATATACATCTTGTTTCCTATCTTACCTTAATATATCTTTATAATTATACAATTCTATTAAAAAATAATCAATTAATTTAATCTATAATATATAATATATAAAAATACTATAAATTTATTTTAATTTTATTGATAAAAATATAATTACGATAACAAATTTTCGGTATAGTTATTTGTTATTTTAATCAAATAATATTGACATAAATGATTTAATATTTTATAATAGCGTTATGAAAGCAATATTTACTTTATTGAATAATACACTCGACACTCGACACTCGACACTCGACACTCGACACTCGACACTCGACACTCGACACTCGACACTCGACACTCGACTAATAATTTAAACCTTTCAAAAAAATCAATATCATCTGAAAATTATAATAATTATAAAAAAATATATTTTTCTTTATACGCATTTCAGTCAATATTTTCATTGCAAATAATTTTAAAACTTTATTTATTTAATTCAATCAAAAAACAATTATTTATAATAAGAAATTATCAAAGATTCATTATTATATATTTTCTCAATTTTTTGAGAATATTTTTTAACTATGATAAAAGCATTTTAAATAATGTTTTTTATAAAAATTATCATTTACACAAGGAGTTCTAATATGAACAAAAAATTATTATCTATTCTTTTTACTTTATTTTTATCAGGCATTTTATCTGTAAGCTGTTCAAATGCAGATAAAACAGCTCAAGGAACAGGTATAGACAGCAAATATGCAGGTACTTGGTTAGGAGGCGGAGATTTAGCAGGTCAAACAATTATTATAAATGCAGACGGTTCAGCACAAAATCAAACTGAGGGTGTTGATATGCCTGCTTCAAGTATAACTAAAAATTCTGATACTTCATATACAGTAAATTATACTCTTAATCCTAGCAGTGGATTTACAGTAAAAGGCACTATGAATATAGAATTTACTACTGATACTTCTGCTAATGTTACAGGTCAAAATATAATTACTTACCAAGGCGGAAGTGAAACTCAAAACATTAATGGTACTTTAACTAAGCAGCAACAATAATCAATCATATTCTTTTAATTAATGCTTAAACTATTTAAAAGTTATTAATTAGTTTAAGCATTTTATTTTTTAATTTCTTAATTACCGCACGCAGAATAGATTTTAAAATTAACTTTATTAATAATTCTAAACTTATGTGCACAAATAAAATTTTGCTATACGTGCGTGATTGAACGTATAAAATTTAAATCGCATTAGGGTGGGTATGCCCAAAAATAGTAGGTTTATAATTTTAATCAAAGTATATATAAAAAATAAAGCTTTTAAATCTAAAAGGGTGGGGATTAAAGTAAAATTTTTATATTTTTATTATAGTTTCTCTACTTCTTCTATACTTAATCCTGTTAATTCACTGATAAGACTTATATCCATATTTTTATTTTTCATATTTTTAGCCATAGATATTTGGGTTTCTTTAATACCTTCTTTAATACCTTTTTCAATTCCTTGTTCTATACCTTCTTTCAATCCTTCTTCCCTTCCTAATTTTCTTTCCTCATCAAGCATTATTTGATTACCATATAAATAAGTCTCTTTTTTCTCATATTCCATCATCATCAATCTGCTTTTCACAAAATTATTATATTTTTTCTGCACTTCCTCCATTATAGGTTTTTCTTTTACTATTTCAGACATAGACGCCTCCAAATTTTTACTTGTAAATACTTTTAGCCAGCAATTTAAATCTTTTGATAAAATATTTTTCTTAAATTTTTTTAACTCTATTATATGTATCTGTAGATGGTCAGTTAATAACTTTTTATTATTCATCTCATAGAGCATATAACATGAATGTATATTTT from Brachyspira murdochii DSM 12563 encodes the following:
- a CDS encoding chromosome segregation SMC family protein is translated as MYIKNLNLHGFKSFAIETNIEFNEGVTVVLGPNGIGKSNIVEAFLWVMGEQSASRLRIDSSKGLESVIFHGTDTRKPSSLAQVALTLDNKSRWIKKYDTDEVVVTRKYYRKGLSEYYINDEQVRLKDIVDMFLDTGLGKNAYSVIKQGTVSEIAKQKPEERRSIIENAAGISKYLERRREAAKKLEESERNLDNVKIQIKESEKHYKSLKEQAARTEKYYNLKDEQKKISISLNVNQVKKLKITLEEQNKSLEEHNNKKQELEKELQDLDNQKQQELLKFEETRSLSIELDKQVSLIVTELTHIEKMSNQLKNQLDNAGKEKEETLNRKNTLLKRIEEDKTQIAELEEEVKNIAENIERSLKEQEIEETNIANEQNKIASLNDKISSMTEENQNATLKIADARERQLDVINKIISEIDEKKKDVMGNSFYQNIGKHESDIDIGFNNLLNAINTKMKTIKEFEEEGVLSSLNELSFNSLCGFIKNLGESLEIEKKDALFLQGIFKEYTKIKDPFVDLLFDKEGTYMQKEAIDKEIADLENFIKSNIEKMEDLNNEIKLSTDNINKSNAMLTTLTIERAKYETNKKASEDRKEMIIKSMKIIEDEFATLNEKIARLEEDYKKLNEEYKQNSISYKELEKKKSKTESESRHKANEIKKAESALSNFEVSHAKRVRKLNETNENITRVSERINQSKDKINDIYTHFYENYALNLKEFEENTQNLIDEDAFKNKLNSINEKIKNLGHINEMALDEYQEAKNKFEFLSKQKEDLEKSKEEILKIIADANKKAGEDFLKTFNEINKKFSETFKILFGGGNAGLKIQNEEDLLNSPIDIFAQPPGKKMENIVSYSGGELTMTGLALVFAIFLYRPSPFCILDEVDAALDGANIIRYKNMVKNLSNNTQFLIITHDEVAATIADAYYGITAEEKGVSKIFTVKVDKDGKVNGSEDKLVTNE
- a CDS encoding Rpn family recombination-promoting nuclease/putative transposase; amino-acid sequence: MKKKLNTKQIKYFNPLNDYFIRYLFTDKGSSESILLDFINSIMINANMKTFRSVEILTPFNLKKNRNLKETIVDVKCITQNGSVVIIEIQLQGNSRFPERILYYWSVNYSKLLKHGERYDELTPVISINLLNFNLDKTKNIHSCYMLYEMNNKKLLTDHLQIHIIELKKFKKNILSKDLNCWLKVFTSKNLEASMSEIVKEKPIMEEVQKKYNNFVKSRLMMMEYEKKETYLYGNQIMLDEERKLGREEGLKEGIEQGIEKGIKEGIKETQISMAKNMKNKNMDISLISELTGLSIEEVEKL